The nucleotide sequence CGGGTGGCGGCGCGGCTGGAGGCGGGGATCATCTGGATCAACACGTGGTTTCTACGGGATCTGCGAACGCCCTTCGGGGGGATGAAACAGAGCGGCATCGGCCGGGAGGGCGGCGTGCACAGTTTTGAGTTTTTCACGGAACTGACCAATGTGTGCGTGAAGTTGTGAGGAGGGAGGGTCAGAATGGCAGTGGGGCCGGACGTGTTGGCGGCGTGGTCAGAACGGTTGTTTCGGGCCGAGAGAGAGCGCCGGCCGGTGGAGCCGTTGACGGATCAAGAACCTGGGCTTACGGTCGAGGATGCTTATCAAATTCAGTTGGATGTGGTGCAGCGAAAGCTGGAGTTGGGAGACGAGGTGGTCGGGCACAAGATCGGCCTGACCAGCCGGCCAATGCAGGAAATGTTCGGAGTCGGCGAGCCCGATTACGGCCATCTGTTTCGCTCGATGGCCTACGCGTCCGGGGCGGTGATCGGCTATCCGCTCATGCAGCCCCGGGTGGAAGCGGAGATTGCCTTTGTCTTGAACAAGGATCTGAAAGGGCCCGGCCTGGGGATTCACGATGTCCTGCGGGCCACAGAGTACGTTGTGCCGGCCATTGAGGTGGTGGACAGCCGGATCGAGAATTGGCGGATCAAACTGCCGGATACGGTGGCGGACAACGCGTCGTCCGGATGTTTTGTGCTCGGGGATCGCCCAACGCGAGTTGAGGACGTGGATCTTCAGGTTGTGGGTATGGCCCTCTATGAGGACGGGGAAGTGGTGCAGACCGGAGCCGGGGCTGCGGTACTGGGGCATCCGGCTTTGGGCGTGGCTTGGCTGGCGAACAAATTATCGGAGTTTGGGACGGTGCTGCGAGCGGGCCATGTGGTCCTGTCGGGGGCCGTGAGCGCGGCGGTGAATGCCAAGCCCGGATCGAGGTACGTGGTGAATTTTGGACGGTTGGGTCGGGTGGAAGCGGTATTTCCGGAACGGGAGGGAGAGGCGTGAAGCTGAAGGCGGCCATCGTAGGGTCGGGGAACATTGGGACAGACTTGATGTTTAAGCTTTTGCGCAGTGAATGGGTGGAACCGCGTTGGATGGTCGGGATCGATCCGGAGTCCGAGGGGCTGCGTCGGGCGAAGGAGCTGGGCTTGGAGACGTCGGCGGAGGGGCTCAAGGCGGTGCTGGATCAAGGGGTTCGGCCGGACCTGGTGTTTGACGCCACCAGTGCCAAAGCCCACGTGCGCCATGCCAAATTGTTGAGAGAGGCGGGCATTCAAGCGATCGATTTGACGCCGGCCGCCAGGGGCCCGTATGTCATCGCTGCGGTGAATCTGGGAGAGCACCTGGATGCGCCCAACGTGAACATGGTGACCTGCGGAGGTCAGGCGACGGTACCGATGGTGTATGCCGTCAGCCGGGTGGTGGGGGTGTCCTACGCCGAGATCGTGGCCACCATCGCCAGCAAGAGCGCCGGACCGGGGACGCGGCAAAACATCGACGAGTTTACAGAAACCACGGCCAAGGCGCTGGAGGTCATCGGCGGAGCCCGAAAAGGGAAGGCGATCATCATTCTGAATCCGGCGGAGCCTCCGATTCTCATGCGGGACACGATTTATTGTTTGATCGACGAGACCGGGGACGAGGTTTATGAGCGGATCGACCAGTCCATCCGTGCGATGGTGGCGCATGTCCAGGAGTTTGTTCCGGGGTATCGCCTGAACCGGGACCCGATTTATCGCGACAACCTTGTGAGCATCTCCATTGAGGTCGAAGGACTGGGGGATTTTCTGCCCGTGTACGCCGGGAATCTCGATATCATGACGGCGGCCGCCACCAAAGTGGGCGAAGAATTTGCCAAAAGTCGCCTGGCGATTCAGCGTTGACGGATAGGAGGGAAACCATGGAAAAGCGGACGATTCGAGTGACGGATGTGACCCTTCGGGACGGGATGCACGCGGTGCGCCATCAGTTCAGTGCCGAAGACGCCCGGGTGATCTCCCGGGCGTTGGATGAGACGGGAGTGGCGATCATTGAAGCGACGCATGGAGACGGTTTGGGCGGCAGTTCGGTCCAGTACGGTTTTTCCAAAGAGACGGAAGAAGACTACCTGCGGGCGGTGTGCGAGACGGTCAAGCGCAGCAAAGTCGCGGCCCTGCTTCTGCCGGGGATCGGAACCGTTGAAGACATGAAGCGAGCCGCGGAGTATGGAATCCGCGTGATTCGGGTGGCGACCCACTGCACCGAGGCGGACATTTCAGAGCAGCATATTGGGGAAGCGAGGAAAATGGGGTTGGAGACGGTGGGATTCCTGATGATGGCCCACATGGTGCCGGCCCAAACCCTGGTGGAAGAAGCGAAAAAGATGGCCTCCTACGGGGCGCAGACCGTGTACGTGGTGGACTCGGCCGGCGCCATGCTCATGGACGAAGTGCGGCAAAAAGTGGCGGCTCTGCGGGAAGCGCTGCCGGAGGAAGTGGAGGTGGGGTTCCACGCCCACAATAACCTCGGGGTGTCGGTGGCCAATTCCATTGCCGCCGTAGAGGCCGGGGCGACCCGGATTGACGCCAGCCTGGCGGGTCTTGGGGCCGGGGCGGGGAACACGCCTTTGGAGGTGTTTGCGGCGGCGGCCGAAAAGGCGGGCATCGAGACCGGGGTGAATCTTTACGCGGCAATGGATGCGGCGGAGGATGTGGTGCGTCCCCGCATGACGCGACCGGTGCAGACCGACCGGGTGAGTTTGACCATGGGGTATGCAGGCGTGTATTCGAGCTTTTTGCTGCACGCTTTCCGAGCGGCGGAGCAGTTTGGCGTGGATGCTCGGGACATCCTGGTGGAGTTGGGCAAACGGAAGGTGGTCGGCGGCCAGGAGGACATGATCGTCGACGTGGCGGTGGAGCTGGCGCGCCAGAAGAAAGCGGCGGTGTCCGCCGGATCGTGAGTGCCTCGGGGATCTCCCCGGGGTTGCGGTACCGAGCGAACGGTTCGGGGGTGCCGGGTAGTGTCGCGCCGTCCGCGGCATAGCAAATGCGGGTGAGGGAGGGATCTGTGGCGTGGATCTTGAGTCATTGGCCCGGCGGGTGAGTGAGCATCAGCGTAAAGGTCTTGCAATGAAGAAATTGACATTGGAATATCCGGAACTGACGGTGGAGCAGGCGTATCGCATTCAGGCTCTTTCTGTGGAGCGGTCCGTGGCGGAAGGGGATCGGTTCGTCGGGTGGAAGATGGGGCTGACCAGTCGGGCGAAGCAGGTATCGGTGGGGGTGGATGAGCCGATTTATGGGCGGCTGCTGGCTTCCATGGAACTTCGCGAGTCCCTGCTTTCGGTCGGCGGCTTGGTCCACCCCCGCGTGGAACCGGAGTTGGCTTTCGTGCTGAAAGAAGGACTCCACGGGGAGTCGGTGACGCCCCGGGAGGTTTGGCGGGCGACGGAATGCGTGGTTCCGGCGTTGGAAGTGATCGATAGCCGATACGAGAATTTTTCGTTCACTCTGGTGGATGTCGTGGCGGACAATGCCTCATCGGCCCGGTTTTACCTGGGAGAACAGGGGTTTTCTCCGTATGGGGCGAGGTGGGATGAGGTCGGGGTCGTGATGCGCAAGAACGGTGAGGTGGTGCAGACCGGGGCCGGGGCGGCGGTGTTGGGCCATCCGGTGCGATCGGTGATGATGCTGACGCGTATGCTCGCCCGGGAAGGGTTGGGACTGGAGCCCGGGATGGTGGTTTTGACCGGGGGGATCACCGAAGCGGTCCCGGTGCAACCGGGGGATGCGGTGGAGGTGTCCTACGAGGGGCTCGGGAGCTTGGAGCTGAGGGTGGGCCGGTAGCCTTCGGTTCCGGGTTGCGGATGCGTTTATTCTGAACATGCGGGCATCGGTGAGAGGTTTCAGGTTGTCACGAGAAACGAGGTGAACTCGATGCCTCTGGTGCAGCTGCACATTCTGGAAGGCCGGTCGGCCGAGGTGAAAAAGAGGGCGATCGAAGAGGTGACCGAGGCTCTTCACCGCAGCCTTGGAGCGCCCCGGGAGAATATTCGGGTTGTGATTTACGAGATCCCCAAGTCCCATTGGGCGGTGGGTGGGGTCACGATGGAAGAGAAACAACCGGAACATGTCACCACTTCGGGCGGTTCGTAATCTGTGGATGGAGGTGAAAGGGAGATGAGCGAGACCAAAGCGGTTCGGCAGACCTATGCTCTCACACACACCGCAGCTTTTGCGATGGTGGAAGCCGCCGTCTCCAAAGCCCAGGAGATCGGGGTTCGGCTGAATGTGGCGGTGGCGGATGCCGGGGGAAATCTTTTAGCGTTCTTACGCATGGACGGAGCGCCGCTTTTGAGCGGAAAGATTGCCCAGGACAAGGCGTATACCGCCGCGGCATTCGGCAAGGCGACGGGGGACTGGTATGCCTTTATCAAGGATGACCCGGCCCTTTTGCACGGGATTGTTCACACGGACCGGTTGGTGATCTTCGGCGGCGGCCTGCCCATCTATTGTGGAGACCATCTGCTTGGCGGGATCGGCTGCTCGGGGGGATCCGCCGAGGAGGACACCCTTTGTGCCGCGGCAGGACTGGCGGCGCTGGAGAGCCACTTGCACGGGCAATAAGAGAATCTCGGCTCATCACGAGAACGGTGCAATGTGGGAAACAAAACAAGTCATCGGTACAAGTGAGCGGGACCTCGCGGCGGGTCTCGTTTTATCTTGGGGGGTATTCGCCGAGGTGCGAAAAGGGATAAACTGGAGTCCACGGTTGGAAGCAAATCGCTTCTATGAAGAATCACCGGATTCCTATGCATTCATGTATGAGTGATTATAATGGAGGGAAGGGGGGATGAGAAATGGATGCGAAGGCGTTTCGGCAAGTGATGGGGTTGTTCGGTACTGGAGTTACGGTGGTGACGGTGCCGGACGGGGACGGGGCCCACGGAATGACGGCCAATTCCTTTACGTCGGTGTCCTTGGATCCACCGCTGATTCTGGTCTCGGTGGACCGGCGGGCTCGCACCCACGAGCTCATTCGGGAGGCCGGGAGGTTTGGGGTGAGCATCCTGCGGGAGGAACAGGAGGGGGTTTCTCGGCATTTTGCGGGGAAACCGGATCCCGCGGTGGCGGTCGATTTGGAGTATGAATGGCCCGAAGACATTCCGGTGTTGGCGGGAAGTCTGGCCCAGATCGCGTGCCGGTTGTGGGCGGAATACGACGGCGGGGATCACACCCTTTATGTGGGGGAGGTCCTGCACCTATCCGCGAATGAGGGGCGGCCCTTGTTATTTTTCCAAGGCCGGTATCGGAGACTTGGGGAGATTTTGTGAACGCCGCTCATATACATAAAGCAGGTTGTCGGTCACCGCAGCCTAAACCCGGTGCATTTGGCGAGGAGGGGACGGCGATGTGGAGGCATTGGCTGAGCCTGCTGATCGGAATCTGGCTTTTTATTTCTCCGTGGGTCATCGATTTGTCGAATCGGGTGGCGACGACGTGGGATTTTGTCATTGTTGGGATTTTGGTTTTTATCCTGAGCATTGTGGATTTGTCCCAGGGTAAAGGTGCGCCTTGACGGTTCGGGGTTGAGCCTCTGTGTTTCGATCCGCGCCTCCGGGCGGAAGCTGCTGACGCCGCGTCCGGGTCGCACGGGCAAGTGCCCATTGAACCACTTCGTTTCACCAGTTACGGCTGCGGGAAGCCCCGGAGCCGTATTTTTCGTGAGAACAGCCCTGAAGGTGGGCGATGTCTCACAGGGGGCCGGATGGGGTCCCGGGATGCGAGTTCAGCCTTTTCGGGCTGCCCGAAGAGGGCCAGGACACGTCAGGGCCCGGGTGTCTTGCGGTTGGCTTGCGTTCCAACTCCATGTATACTGGATCGTGAGCCAATGGGGCGATGGAGTCGGAGACAGGTGGAGTGGATTCAATGCCTTTTCGCGTAGGATTGGTGCAGATGCGCCCGGTGTTAGGCGATGTGGCGGAAAATGCCCGCCGCCATGTGATGTGGGTGGAGAAGGCCAAGGGGGCCGGTTGTGATCTGGTGGTATTTCCGGAGCTCAGTCTCACCGGTTACTGGCTGAAAGACTTGGCGGTGGACTGTGCCCGGATGGTGGAAGACCGGGAGGTGCGGCAGGTCATTCAGGCGAGCCGGCACGCGGATATCGTGTTTGGCATGGTGGAGATGACCAAGAGATACACGTTGTACAACACCGCCCTGTACGTGTCCGGGGGCGAGGTGGTGTATCGCCATCACAAGGTTTACCCGCCCACCTATGGGATGTTTGAAGAGAA is from Kyrpidia tusciae DSM 2912 and encodes:
- a CDS encoding 2-keto-4-pentenoate hydratase; protein product: MAVGPDVLAAWSERLFRAERERRPVEPLTDQEPGLTVEDAYQIQLDVVQRKLELGDEVVGHKIGLTSRPMQEMFGVGEPDYGHLFRSMAYASGAVIGYPLMQPRVEAEIAFVLNKDLKGPGLGIHDVLRATEYVVPAIEVVDSRIENWRIKLPDTVADNASSGCFVLGDRPTRVEDVDLQVVGMALYEDGEVVQTGAGAAVLGHPALGVAWLANKLSEFGTVLRAGHVVLSGAVSAAVNAKPGSRYVVNFGRLGRVEAVFPEREGEA
- a CDS encoding SPW repeat protein: MWRHWLSLLIGIWLFISPWVIDLSNRVATTWDFVIVGILVFILSIVDLSQGKGAP
- a CDS encoding flavin reductase family protein, with product MDAKAFRQVMGLFGTGVTVVTVPDGDGAHGMTANSFTSVSLDPPLILVSVDRRARTHELIREAGRFGVSILREEQEGVSRHFAGKPDPAVAVDLEYEWPEDIPVLAGSLAQIACRLWAEYDGGDHTLYVGEVLHLSANEGRPLLFFQGRYRRLGEIL
- a CDS encoding 2-hydroxymuconate tautomerase is translated as MPLVQLHILEGRSAEVKKRAIEEVTEALHRSLGAPRENIRVVIYEIPKSHWAVGGVTMEEKQPEHVTTSGGS
- a CDS encoding 2-keto-4-pentenoate hydratase, whose translation is MDLESLARRVSEHQRKGLAMKKLTLEYPELTVEQAYRIQALSVERSVAEGDRFVGWKMGLTSRAKQVSVGVDEPIYGRLLASMELRESLLSVGGLVHPRVEPELAFVLKEGLHGESVTPREVWRATECVVPALEVIDSRYENFSFTLVDVVADNASSARFYLGEQGFSPYGARWDEVGVVMRKNGEVVQTGAGAAVLGHPVRSVMMLTRMLAREGLGLEPGMVVLTGGITEAVPVQPGDAVEVSYEGLGSLELRVGR
- the dmpG gene encoding 4-hydroxy-2-oxovalerate aldolase, which codes for MEKRTIRVTDVTLRDGMHAVRHQFSAEDARVISRALDETGVAIIEATHGDGLGGSSVQYGFSKETEEDYLRAVCETVKRSKVAALLLPGIGTVEDMKRAAEYGIRVIRVATHCTEADISEQHIGEARKMGLETVGFLMMAHMVPAQTLVEEAKKMASYGAQTVYVVDSAGAMLMDEVRQKVAALREALPEEVEVGFHAHNNLGVSVANSIAAVEAGATRIDASLAGLGAGAGNTPLEVFAAAAEKAGIETGVNLYAAMDAAEDVVRPRMTRPVQTDRVSLTMGYAGVYSSFLLHAFRAAEQFGVDARDILVELGKRKVVGGQEDMIVDVAVELARQKKAAVSAGS
- a CDS encoding GlcG/HbpS family heme-binding protein, coding for MSETKAVRQTYALTHTAAFAMVEAAVSKAQEIGVRLNVAVADAGGNLLAFLRMDGAPLLSGKIAQDKAYTAAAFGKATGDWYAFIKDDPALLHGIVHTDRLVIFGGGLPIYCGDHLLGGIGCSGGSAEEDTLCAAAGLAALESHLHGQ
- a CDS encoding acetaldehyde dehydrogenase (acetylating), coding for MKLKAAIVGSGNIGTDLMFKLLRSEWVEPRWMVGIDPESEGLRRAKELGLETSAEGLKAVLDQGVRPDLVFDATSAKAHVRHAKLLREAGIQAIDLTPAARGPYVIAAVNLGEHLDAPNVNMVTCGGQATVPMVYAVSRVVGVSYAEIVATIASKSAGPGTRQNIDEFTETTAKALEVIGGARKGKAIIILNPAEPPILMRDTIYCLIDETGDEVYERIDQSIRAMVAHVQEFVPGYRLNRDPIYRDNLVSISIEVEGLGDFLPVYAGNLDIMTAAATKVGEEFAKSRLAIQR